From Amycolatopsis sp. YIM 10, the proteins below share one genomic window:
- a CDS encoding DUF4360 domain-containing protein produces MFTALAASAIALSAITTPGSVAPAEAPPEQVTISIVTVNGSGCPAGTSAVAVSPDNTNFTVTYSDYLAQTGAGSSPIEFRKNCQLNLRVNYPQGFTFGIAQADYRGFAHLAKGAYGSQRANYYFQGQSANATEVHPYNGPYSDNWQATDKTDFASIVYAPCGEVRHLNVNTELRVNVGSSDPKTTTSFMSMDSTDGNVDTKYHFSWKKC; encoded by the coding sequence ATGTTCACTGCGCTGGCTGCCAGTGCCATTGCCCTGTCGGCGATAACCACCCCCGGTTCCGTGGCACCGGCGGAGGCCCCACCGGAACAGGTGACGATCAGCATCGTCACGGTGAACGGATCGGGTTGTCCGGCCGGGACGTCCGCGGTCGCGGTGTCACCCGACAACACGAACTTCACCGTCACCTACAGCGATTACCTCGCGCAGACCGGAGCCGGCTCCTCCCCGATCGAATTCCGCAAGAACTGCCAGCTCAACCTCCGGGTGAACTACCCGCAGGGCTTCACCTTCGGCATCGCGCAGGCGGATTACCGCGGCTTCGCGCACCTGGCCAAGGGCGCCTACGGTTCCCAGCGCGCCAACTACTACTTCCAGGGTCAATCGGCCAATGCCACCGAAGTACACCCCTACAACGGACCGTACAGCGACAACTGGCAGGCCACCGACAAGACCGACTTCGCCTCCATTGTGTACGCGCCGTGCGGCGAGGTGCGCCACCTCAACGTGAACACCGAGCTGCGGGTCAACGTCGGGAGCTCGGATCCCAAGACGACCACCAGCTTCATGTCCATGGACTCCACCGACGGCAACGTCGACACCAAGTACCATTTCTCGTGGAAGAAATGTTGA
- a CDS encoding TetR/AcrR family transcriptional regulator — translation MERRERILAAAAEVFAERGYDGAGMREVATRAGISTPVLYDHFPAKAQLYSGLLQSEVDKLQAAWGGLPEPKDAEELFTTTVDAIFGWIEHNERGWRMIFAEAPVDPEVAEVHRRAQAGATEKLAELFAAVPLSTDLERPRANELFAETYKSAVNAIAGWWWHNRDLPRARVVALTTDLLWHGLRRLTALPEEAL, via the coding sequence GTGGAACGCCGGGAGCGGATCCTCGCGGCGGCGGCCGAGGTGTTCGCCGAGCGCGGGTACGACGGCGCGGGCATGCGCGAGGTCGCCACCCGCGCCGGGATCAGCACCCCGGTGCTCTACGACCACTTCCCGGCCAAGGCGCAGCTCTACTCCGGACTGCTCCAGTCCGAAGTGGACAAGTTGCAGGCGGCCTGGGGCGGGCTGCCGGAGCCGAAGGACGCCGAGGAGCTGTTCACCACCACGGTGGACGCCATCTTCGGCTGGATCGAGCACAACGAACGCGGCTGGCGGATGATCTTCGCCGAAGCGCCGGTGGATCCGGAGGTGGCCGAGGTGCACCGCCGCGCCCAGGCCGGCGCCACGGAGAAGCTGGCCGAGCTGTTCGCCGCCGTGCCGCTGTCCACCGATCTCGAGCGCCCCCGCGCGAACGAGCTGTTCGCCGAGACCTACAAGAGCGCGGTCAACGCGATCGCCGGCTGGTGGTGGCACAACCGCGACCTGCCGCGCGCGCGAGTGGTCGCGCTGACCACCGACCTGCTGTGGCACGGGCTGCGGCGGCTGACGGCGTTACCCGAGGAGGCACTGTGA
- a CDS encoding DegT/DnrJ/EryC1/StrS aminotransferase family protein codes for MSDSSNPIVLGQPTVGEEELAAVAEVFRSGWLAGAGPTCRKFEERFATAVGTQHALATSNCGTALFLGLKVLGVQPGDEIIVGDYTFPATGHAVLQAGAVPVFADIRPDIWSADPASIESLITPKTVGILTVDVFGQPGDFDEYRAIADKHGLWLFEDAACSAGATYKTRPAGSLADLAAFSFHGRKGITAGEGGALVSDREDLIAHARKLHTYGIEPAFSREGSDELPIPSFHELGYNFRMSDVQAAIMNVQLDRLPSLLSVRRSAAKQYHEGFASLDGVEAPVALPDREHPWQAYVLTIAPEISRDKVALRLRERGIGCNFGTYASHVQPIYGQKQQLPVSADVFKRHLAIPMHSNLTDDEVSRVVEAVTEVVTELS; via the coding sequence ATGTCTGACAGCTCCAATCCGATCGTCCTTGGCCAGCCGACCGTCGGGGAGGAAGAACTCGCCGCGGTCGCGGAGGTCTTCCGGTCCGGATGGCTGGCCGGAGCTGGCCCCACCTGCCGCAAGTTCGAAGAGCGCTTCGCCACCGCGGTCGGGACCCAGCACGCGCTGGCGACCAGCAACTGCGGCACCGCGCTGTTCCTCGGCCTCAAGGTGCTCGGGGTCCAGCCCGGCGACGAGATCATCGTCGGCGACTACACCTTCCCGGCCACCGGCCACGCCGTGCTGCAGGCCGGCGCGGTCCCGGTGTTCGCCGACATCCGCCCGGACATCTGGAGCGCCGATCCGGCCTCGATCGAGTCGCTGATCACGCCGAAGACCGTCGGCATCCTGACGGTGGACGTGTTCGGCCAGCCCGGTGACTTCGACGAGTACCGCGCGATCGCCGACAAGCACGGCCTGTGGCTGTTCGAGGACGCCGCCTGCTCGGCCGGTGCCACCTACAAGACCCGCCCCGCCGGCAGCCTGGCCGACCTGGCCGCCTTCTCCTTCCACGGCCGCAAGGGCATCACCGCCGGTGAGGGCGGTGCGCTGGTCTCCGACCGCGAGGACCTCATCGCGCACGCGCGCAAGCTGCACACCTACGGCATCGAGCCCGCGTTCAGCCGTGAGGGCAGCGACGAGCTGCCCATCCCGAGCTTCCACGAGCTGGGTTACAACTTCCGCATGTCGGACGTGCAGGCCGCGATCATGAACGTCCAGCTGGACCGCCTGCCGAGCCTGCTGTCCGTGCGCCGTTCGGCCGCGAAGCAGTACCACGAGGGCTTCGCCTCGCTCGACGGCGTCGAAGCGCCGGTCGCACTGCCGGACCGCGAGCACCCGTGGCAGGCCTACGTGCTGACCATCGCGCCCGAGATCAGCCGGGACAAGGTCGCCCTGCGACTGCGCGAGCGCGGGATCGGCTGCAACTTCGGCACCTACGCTTCACACGTCCAGCCGATCTACGGGCAGAAGCAGCAGTTGCCCGTCAGCGCGGACGTGTTCAAGCGGCACCTGGCCATCCCGATGCACTCGAACCTGACCGACGACGAGGTCAGCCGGGTGGTCGAGGCGGTCACCGAAGTCGTCACCGAGCTTTCCTGA
- a CDS encoding DUF4360 domain-containing protein, with product MFSALAATALAMSIVIPPGGAPGTTPPPDHFTIDVVTVNGSGCPAGTAAVAVSPDNKAFTVTYSDFLAQVGVGATPTDFRKNCQLNLRINAPSGFTYGIAQADYRGFAALAKGASGTERANYYFQGMSPTAYTSHTYNGPLEDSWQATDETDLISVVYSPCGEKRHFNINTELRVNVGTSDPKTTTSFMMMDSTDGNFSTTYHFAWKTCP from the coding sequence ATGTTCAGCGCGCTGGCCGCTACCGCATTGGCAATGTCCATCGTGATTCCGCCGGGTGGGGCCCCCGGCACCACACCGCCGCCCGACCATTTCACGATCGACGTGGTCACCGTCAACGGTTCCGGCTGCCCGGCGGGCACAGCCGCCGTCGCCGTGTCCCCGGACAACAAAGCATTCACCGTGACCTACAGCGATTTCCTGGCCCAAGTGGGCGTCGGCGCGACCCCCACCGACTTCCGTAAGAACTGCCAGCTCAACCTCCGGATCAACGCGCCGTCCGGATTCACCTACGGAATCGCCCAAGCCGATTACCGCGGCTTCGCGGCACTGGCGAAGGGAGCCTCCGGCACCGAACGCGCGAATTACTATTTCCAGGGAATGTCGCCGACCGCCTACACCAGTCACACCTACAACGGGCCGCTCGAGGACAGCTGGCAGGCAACGGACGAAACCGATCTCATTTCGGTCGTCTACTCGCCGTGCGGCGAGAAGCGGCACTTCAACATCAACACCGAGCTGCGGGTCAACGTGGGCACCTCGGATCCCAAGACGACCACCAGCTTCATGATGATGGACTCGACCGACGGCAACTTCTCCACCACGTACCACTTCGCCTGGAAGACGTGTCCATGA
- a CDS encoding BTAD domain-containing putative transcriptional regulator: MRFGILGPTEVLTATGDALPVGGPRVRALLTLLLLDAGRVVSAEKLIGGLYGEQAPANPANALQSQVSRLRQAGIAVDLLPAGYRLDVDPATVDAHRFEQLAADGRRALAAGDHAGAAARLGDALALWRGPALADAPLAASAATRLEELRLAALEDRVDADLGTGAHQPLVAELGALIAAHPLRERLRGQLVRALHAGGRRAEALAAFEDARRTLADELGVDPSPELAAIHLAVLRAESTPETPRSTLPAALTSFVGRSAELRQVGTLLGDGRLVTLTGPGGAGKTRLAVEAARSWPGETCLVELAPIDADVAQAVLSALGLRESTFPDRADRTDRPATPPADRLAAALATRNLLLVLDNCEHVVDEAAGLTARLLAACPALRVLATSREPLAITGEATLAVAPLPVAPPGSPPADAVTYPAVRLFAERAAAVRPGFTVDEQTVGDVQRVCAALDGLPLAVELAAARVRSLPLGEIAVRLDDRFTLLSRGDRTAAPRHRTLRAVVEWSWELLAPEEQALARRLAVFAGGASANAVAAVCGAGEVGELAEKSLVDLGPDGRYRMLETIKVFGAEKLAEAGETERLRRAHAEHFLTFAETAEPHLRSAAQLDWLAALDADYENLLAALRWATDADPVLALRLVAPLCTYWWMRGRRSEGSMLSRDVAVRVGPEPPPGLHDEFVLCVGNAATGTPVHDRLGPHLEAVRRFARDWSRPPRYPMLAMVVGLVAGPPDPGTPADRLGPEGFASDPWSQGLALMGTGLKRMLQGDNNEAERLLSAAVDAYRALGERWGLSLALSHYALLLGRRGELAASVALSDEALALTELIGATDDTAELLYQRADRRRGHGDLTGAEADYERAIGLARRAGTPEALASAYHGLAEVARLRGRYALARELLGKSRAEGSTGGFTQEMTQVQALVTEGRIDEATGAVEAAERRYREALGAPVSTRDHTAAADAVDGLAGIALRNGEPERAAFLLGAAVALRGVAVAGDSDVARVAAAARENLGGEAFDQAYARGQALSPPLALNAAGA; this comes from the coding sequence GTGCGGTTCGGCATCCTCGGCCCGACGGAGGTCCTCACCGCCACCGGCGACGCGCTCCCGGTGGGCGGGCCGAGGGTGCGCGCCCTGCTCACCCTGCTGCTGCTCGACGCGGGCCGGGTGGTCTCGGCCGAGAAGCTGATCGGGGGCCTGTACGGCGAGCAGGCCCCCGCGAACCCGGCCAACGCGCTGCAGTCGCAGGTGTCCCGCCTGCGACAGGCCGGGATCGCGGTGGACCTGCTGCCCGCCGGGTACCGGCTCGACGTGGACCCGGCGACGGTGGACGCGCACCGGTTCGAACAGCTCGCGGCCGACGGCCGCCGCGCGCTGGCCGCCGGGGACCACGCGGGCGCCGCCGCGCGACTCGGGGACGCGCTGGCGCTCTGGCGTGGTCCCGCGCTGGCCGACGCGCCGCTCGCCGCGTCGGCCGCGACGCGGCTGGAGGAACTGCGGCTGGCCGCGCTGGAGGACCGGGTCGACGCCGACCTCGGCACCGGTGCCCACCAGCCCCTGGTCGCCGAACTCGGGGCGCTGATCGCCGCGCACCCGCTGCGCGAACGCCTGCGTGGCCAGCTGGTCCGCGCGCTGCACGCCGGTGGCAGGCGGGCCGAGGCGCTGGCCGCCTTCGAAGACGCCCGCCGCACGCTCGCCGACGAACTGGGCGTCGACCCGTCACCGGAGCTGGCCGCGATCCACCTGGCCGTGCTGCGCGCCGAAAGCACGCCCGAAACCCCGCGCTCGACCCTGCCCGCCGCGCTGACCAGTTTTGTCGGCCGGTCCGCCGAACTGCGTCAGGTGGGCACGCTGCTCGGCGACGGCAGGCTGGTCACGCTCACCGGCCCCGGCGGAGCGGGCAAGACCCGGCTGGCGGTCGAGGCCGCGCGGAGCTGGCCCGGTGAGACCTGCCTGGTCGAGCTGGCCCCGATCGACGCCGACGTAGCGCAGGCCGTGCTCAGCGCGCTCGGGCTGCGCGAGAGCACCTTTCCCGACCGAGCTGACCGGACCGACCGGCCGGCGACCCCGCCCGCCGACCGCCTGGCCGCCGCGCTGGCCACCCGGAACCTGCTGCTGGTGCTGGACAACTGCGAGCACGTGGTGGACGAGGCCGCCGGGCTCACCGCCCGCCTGCTGGCCGCCTGCCCGGCGCTGCGGGTGCTGGCGACCAGCCGCGAGCCGCTGGCGATCACCGGTGAGGCCACGCTGGCCGTGGCGCCGCTGCCGGTGGCGCCGCCAGGTTCACCGCCCGCCGACGCGGTGACCTATCCGGCCGTGCGGTTGTTCGCCGAACGCGCCGCCGCCGTGCGCCCCGGCTTCACCGTCGACGAGCAGACTGTGGGCGACGTGCAGCGCGTCTGCGCGGCACTGGACGGGCTGCCGCTGGCCGTCGAACTCGCCGCGGCCCGCGTCCGCTCACTGCCGCTCGGCGAGATCGCCGTGCGCCTGGACGACCGCTTCACCCTGCTCTCGCGCGGCGACCGGACCGCCGCGCCACGCCACCGCACGCTGCGGGCGGTCGTCGAATGGAGCTGGGAACTGCTCGCGCCCGAGGAGCAAGCGCTTGCGCGACGCCTGGCGGTGTTCGCGGGCGGGGCGAGCGCGAACGCCGTCGCGGCCGTCTGCGGTGCCGGTGAGGTCGGTGAGCTGGCCGAGAAGTCCCTTGTGGACCTCGGACCGGACGGCCGGTACCGGATGCTCGAAACGATCAAGGTCTTCGGCGCGGAAAAGCTCGCGGAGGCAGGCGAAACCGAGCGGCTGCGGCGCGCACACGCCGAGCACTTCCTCACCTTCGCCGAAACAGCCGAGCCGCACCTGCGCAGCGCCGCCCAGCTCGACTGGCTCGCCGCGCTGGACGCGGACTACGAGAACCTGCTGGCCGCGCTGCGCTGGGCCACCGACGCCGACCCGGTGCTGGCGCTGCGGTTGGTGGCGCCGCTGTGCACGTACTGGTGGATGCGCGGGCGCCGGTCCGAGGGCTCGATGCTCAGCCGGGACGTGGCGGTGCGCGTCGGCCCCGAGCCGCCGCCGGGCCTGCACGACGAGTTCGTGCTGTGCGTGGGCAACGCGGCGACCGGCACGCCGGTGCACGACCGGCTCGGCCCGCACCTGGAGGCCGTCCGCCGGTTCGCCCGCGACTGGTCGCGGCCGCCGCGGTACCCGATGCTCGCGATGGTGGTCGGCCTGGTCGCCGGGCCGCCCGATCCCGGCACCCCGGCCGACCGCCTCGGCCCGGAGGGGTTCGCGAGCGATCCGTGGAGCCAGGGCCTCGCGCTGATGGGCACCGGGCTCAAGCGCATGCTCCAGGGCGACAACAACGAGGCCGAGCGGCTGCTCAGCGCCGCCGTCGACGCCTACCGCGCGCTGGGTGAGCGCTGGGGGCTTTCGCTCGCGCTGAGCCACTACGCGCTGCTGCTCGGCAGGCGTGGTGAGCTGGCGGCCTCGGTCGCGCTGTCGGACGAGGCGCTGGCGCTGACCGAGCTGATCGGCGCCACCGACGACACCGCCGAGCTGCTCTACCAGCGCGCCGACCGGCGCCGCGGGCACGGCGACCTCACCGGCGCGGAGGCCGACTACGAGCGTGCGATCGGGCTGGCGCGCCGGGCGGGCACCCCGGAGGCACTGGCCTCGGCGTACCACGGACTCGCCGAGGTGGCCCGGCTGCGCGGGCGGTACGCGCTGGCCCGCGAACTCCTCGGCAAGTCGCGCGCGGAAGGCTCGACGGGTGGTTTCACCCAGGAAATGACCCAGGTGCAGGCACTGGTCACCGAGGGCAGGATCGACGAGGCCACCGGAGCCGTCGAGGCGGCCGAGCGCCGCTACCGCGAGGCTCTCGGCGCGCCGGTCAGCACACGCGACCACACCGCGGCGGCCGACGCCGTCGACGGGCTCGCCGGGATCGCGCTGCGCAACGGCGAGCCGGAACGGGCTGCCTTCCTGCTCGGTGCGGCGGTCGCCCTGCGCGGGGTCGCGGTCGCGGGTGATTCCGACGTCGCGCGCGTCGCCGCCGCGGCCCGCGAGAACCTCGGTGGCGAGGCCTTCGACCAGGCCTACGCGCGCGGGCAGGCGCTCAGCCCGCCGCTGGCGCTCAACGCCGCCGGGGCATGA
- a CDS encoding DUF3558 family protein translates to MRRLAVLAAVLVLAGGCAAKVPGQARPGAAPPPAKVANDPCALLTPEHVKRLDLVEPGVGKPANPKLELPPMCEWKQAGDDRRDPLSVALTTDMSLSDYFGSSKTGETIELGGFTWTRYIDDILGESYCTYATELSIRSFVFVGSGDRRTPEKSCEPVREAVQLVASQLPGGQPAPPPPAPSPLASVDGCALLTQPQADELSLRPNPRKLEKGWAADLPGGCEWQVSGNSEFDLLVVMVSPDRSADELDYHHKASGETFDAGGRTWALHPGGDRACTAILAYDNKSAVLINRSDSDNGPYCDEVKRAAPLVAANLP, encoded by the coding sequence ATGAGGCGGCTCGCGGTGCTGGCCGCGGTGCTGGTTCTGGCCGGCGGATGCGCGGCGAAAGTGCCCGGTCAGGCGCGGCCCGGCGCGGCGCCGCCGCCCGCGAAGGTGGCGAACGATCCGTGCGCGCTGCTCACGCCCGAGCACGTGAAGCGGCTGGACCTGGTCGAGCCGGGGGTGGGCAAACCGGCGAACCCGAAGCTGGAACTGCCGCCGATGTGCGAGTGGAAGCAGGCCGGCGACGACCGGCGGGATCCGTTGAGCGTCGCACTGACCACCGACATGAGCCTGTCCGACTACTTCGGGTCCTCGAAAACCGGCGAGACGATCGAACTGGGCGGGTTCACCTGGACCAGGTACATCGACGACATCCTCGGTGAGAGCTACTGCACCTATGCGACAGAACTATCCATACGATCGTTCGTATTTGTTGGTTCCGGCGACCGGCGGACCCCGGAGAAGTCCTGCGAGCCGGTGCGCGAGGCGGTCCAACTGGTCGCGTCGCAGCTGCCCGGCGGCCAACCGGCCCCACCGCCCCCGGCGCCGAGCCCGCTGGCCTCGGTGGACGGCTGCGCGTTGCTGACCCAGCCGCAGGCCGACGAGCTGAGCCTGCGGCCGAACCCGCGCAAGCTGGAGAAGGGCTGGGCCGCCGACCTGCCCGGCGGCTGCGAGTGGCAGGTGTCCGGCAACAGCGAGTTCGACCTGCTGGTGGTGATGGTCTCGCCGGACCGCTCGGCCGACGAGCTGGACTACCACCACAAGGCGTCCGGCGAGACCTTCGACGCGGGCGGCCGCACCTGGGCGCTGCACCCTGGCGGCGACCGCGCGTGCACGGCGATCCTCGCCTACGACAACAAGTCCGCGGTCCTGATCAACCGCAGCGACAGCGACAACGGCCCCTACTGCGACGAGGTCAAGCGCGCGGCTCCCTTGGTAGCCGCCAACCTGCCGTGA
- a CDS encoding DUF3558 domain-containing protein gives MINRRLGVLLLLAVLPIAACGSPVPGRALPEPAAVPSALPSAPPAAGVPKVERPLDAAKYIADPCASLTASQQGEFNVTSSRTNSDEFGVSCIWNVGSGATSPGVTYSTAFPDGLSRLYALNDIDWWDGGYFEPTEVDGYPAVYVSVVDHRADGDCSLVVAVSDQLFFESSIRTRPSNDSCLGAKNVAEAILKTIKEGA, from the coding sequence ATGATCAATCGAAGACTTGGCGTCCTTTTGCTGCTGGCGGTTTTGCCAATTGCAGCTTGCGGATCGCCGGTGCCCGGCCGGGCGCTGCCCGAACCGGCCGCTGTGCCATCGGCGTTGCCATCCGCGCCGCCCGCCGCCGGCGTACCCAAGGTCGAGCGGCCACTCGACGCGGCGAAGTACATCGCCGATCCGTGCGCGAGCCTGACCGCCTCGCAGCAGGGGGAGTTCAACGTCACCTCGAGCAGGACCAACAGCGACGAGTTCGGCGTCAGCTGCATCTGGAATGTCGGTTCCGGTGCCACCAGTCCGGGGGTGACCTATTCGACCGCCTTTCCCGATGGGCTGAGCAGGTTGTACGCGCTCAACGACATCGACTGGTGGGATGGCGGTTATTTCGAGCCGACCGAGGTGGACGGTTATCCGGCGGTCTACGTCAGCGTGGTCGACCACCGCGCCGACGGCGACTGCAGTCTGGTGGTGGCGGTCAGCGACCAGTTGTTCTTCGAATCGTCGATTCGCACCCGGCCGAGCAATGACTCGTGCCTGGGAGCGAAGAACGTGGCCGAAGCGATCTTGAAGACCATCAAAGAGGGGGCCTGA
- the lhgO gene encoding L-2-hydroxyglutarate oxidase, whose protein sequence is MRKNVVVIGGGIIGLATAWELTRRGDQVTVLEKEDHWAAHQTGHNSNVVHAGLYYKPGSFKARMSVAGNRSIIDFAKEHGVGVEVCGKLVVATSDAELPALGVLAQRAEANGVPAKLISADEARDYEPEVACVSALRVESTGIIDFPGVCRALVRLLEEAGADLRLGTPALGIRSRDSKVEVATGTEVLRADALVNCAGLHSDRIARLAGLTPKARIVPFRGEYYELREDRRHLVRGLIYPVPDASLPFLGVHLTRMLDGSVHAGPNAVLALRREGYRWGDISPADLAEVARFPGIWRLAKKYAYPIGLDEVRRSFSKKRFANSLAKLVPAVQPEDIVRHGSGVRAQALLPDGSMVDDFLIETAPNQVHVLNAPSPAATSALEIAKHVADQVS, encoded by the coding sequence GTGCGGAAGAACGTTGTTGTCATCGGCGGCGGGATCATCGGACTGGCCACGGCGTGGGAACTGACCCGCCGCGGCGACCAGGTCACCGTGCTGGAGAAGGAAGACCACTGGGCGGCCCACCAGACCGGGCACAACTCGAACGTGGTGCACGCCGGGTTGTACTACAAGCCGGGCTCGTTCAAGGCCCGGATGTCGGTGGCGGGCAACCGGTCCATCATCGACTTCGCCAAGGAGCACGGCGTCGGTGTCGAGGTCTGCGGCAAGCTGGTGGTGGCCACCTCCGACGCCGAACTGCCCGCGCTGGGCGTGCTGGCCCAGCGGGCCGAGGCCAACGGCGTGCCGGCGAAGCTGATCAGCGCCGACGAGGCCCGTGACTACGAGCCCGAGGTCGCCTGCGTCAGCGCGTTGCGGGTGGAGTCCACCGGCATCATCGACTTCCCCGGCGTCTGCCGCGCGCTGGTTCGCCTGCTCGAAGAAGCCGGGGCCGACCTGCGCCTGGGCACGCCCGCGCTGGGCATCCGCAGCCGGGACTCGAAGGTGGAGGTCGCCACCGGCACCGAGGTGCTGCGGGCCGACGCGCTGGTCAACTGCGCCGGGCTGCACTCGGACCGGATCGCGCGGCTGGCCGGGCTGACCCCGAAGGCCCGCATCGTGCCGTTCCGCGGTGAGTACTACGAGCTGCGTGAGGACCGCCGCCACCTGGTGCGCGGGCTGATCTACCCGGTGCCGGACGCGTCGCTGCCGTTCCTCGGTGTGCACCTGACCCGGATGCTCGACGGCAGCGTGCACGCCGGGCCGAACGCCGTGCTGGCGCTGCGCCGCGAGGGCTACCGCTGGGGCGACATCTCGCCGGCCGACCTGGCCGAGGTGGCGCGGTTCCCCGGCATCTGGCGGCTGGCGAAGAAGTACGCGTACCCGATCGGCCTGGACGAGGTGCGCCGGTCGTTCTCGAAGAAGCGGTTCGCGAACAGCCTGGCGAAGCTGGTGCCCGCGGTTCAGCCGGAGGACATCGTGCGCCACGGTTCGGGCGTGCGGGCGCAGGCCCTGCTGCCGGACGGCTCGATGGTCGACGACTTCCTGATCGAGACGGCGCCGAACCAGGTGCACGTGCTCAACGCCCCGTCACCGGCGGCGACCAGCGCGCTGGAGATCGCCAAGCACGTGGCGGACCAGGTTTCGTGA
- a CDS encoding nuclear transport factor 2 family protein, whose product MSTTATERYREGGEKADLELVMSAFAEDAVLISPLTDRMRFTGKAEIARIVAVAFTKVEDMRFHTDTGDEHTRAMVYTGRINGVPIEESSVARLDENGLIRELTLFVRPLPALVELMGAFGPELARRNGRRSAAKVLGVMVKPLIGMVRSGDKFALPLVMPRRR is encoded by the coding sequence ATGTCGACGACAGCGACCGAGCGTTACCGCGAAGGCGGCGAAAAGGCGGACCTGGAGTTGGTGATGAGCGCGTTCGCCGAGGACGCGGTGCTGATCTCACCGCTGACCGACCGCATGCGGTTCACCGGCAAGGCCGAGATCGCGCGGATCGTGGCGGTCGCCTTCACCAAGGTCGAAGACATGCGGTTCCACACCGACACCGGCGACGAGCACACCCGCGCGATGGTCTACACGGGCCGGATCAACGGCGTGCCGATCGAGGAGTCGTCGGTGGCGCGACTGGACGAGAACGGGCTGATCCGGGAGCTGACGCTGTTCGTCCGGCCGCTGCCCGCGCTGGTCGAGCTGATGGGCGCGTTCGGCCCGGAACTGGCCCGCCGCAACGGCCGCCGGTCCGCCGCGAAGGTGCTGGGCGTAATGGTCAAGCCGCTGATCGGCATGGTCCGCAGCGGGGACAAGTTCGCTCTGCCCCTGGTCATGCCCCGGCGGCGTTGA
- a CDS encoding ESX secretion-associated protein EspG, giving the protein MWFAEPEHFLADRLAALVTEVTGGDPHVVLAPEPVWLDEAERAEADRVLAEERARYGGPADQEEPDLHAVATLLSTPPEARYGWVSHTGDNRPMGVLAARCSWFGLIAAREDDDVWIRTFWREDLSALLADVLSDWRKPREQPITVLRSELLAVHDLVVPSAEVRRAQRVASLPQYGVAEFYAETRHNGTRRRSPHPVRVYDNADGRWTMKITPLPSDERIELAPAGAADVIRLLDQLRRDL; this is encoded by the coding sequence GTGTGGTTCGCCGAGCCAGAGCACTTCCTCGCCGATCGGCTCGCCGCGCTGGTCACCGAAGTCACCGGCGGCGACCCCCACGTGGTGCTGGCCCCGGAACCGGTCTGGCTGGACGAGGCCGAGCGCGCCGAAGCCGACCGGGTGCTCGCCGAGGAACGCGCTCGCTACGGCGGCCCCGCCGACCAGGAGGAACCCGACCTCCACGCCGTCGCCACCCTGCTCAGCACCCCGCCCGAAGCCCGCTACGGGTGGGTCTCGCACACCGGCGACAACCGCCCGATGGGCGTGCTGGCCGCCCGCTGCTCCTGGTTCGGCCTGATCGCCGCCCGCGAGGACGACGACGTCTGGATCAGGACCTTCTGGCGCGAGGACCTCAGCGCCCTGCTCGCCGACGTCCTCTCCGACTGGCGCAAACCCCGCGAACAGCCGATCACCGTGCTCCGCAGCGAGCTGCTCGCGGTCCACGACCTGGTCGTCCCCAGCGCCGAGGTGCGCCGGGCGCAGCGCGTGGCCTCGCTGCCCCAGTACGGCGTGGCCGAGTTCTACGCCGAAACCCGGCACAACGGCACCCGCCGGCGCAGCCCGCACCCGGTGCGCGTGTACGACAACGCCGACGGCCGCTGGACCATGAAGATCACGCCGCTACCCTCCGACGAGCGGATCGAGTTGGCCCCCGCCGGGGCCGCCGACGTCATCCGCCTGCTGGACCAGCTCCGGCGCGACCTGTGA